The DNA segment caaaaatataagaaattaatgatttttttaatctatgtgtataattttaaaacgacttatattgaaaaacagagggagtattatcCAATGCAGTCTCAATTGAGCTGTTTAAGTGTATTCAATTGCATTAATTGAGAAAACATTGAATTCTGTCCAACAACCTTATTTTGTTAATTgaattttaatttcattaacaaaataacatattccttccgtttcaaaaaaaaaaaaaatcttaaaaatatattggtttcaaaaaaatacattttcagtGCATTAATTAATTGTATTATTCATTCGGCTTTTGGATTGGTTCAatggttattattattattttttttgctaaaaaggtTCAATGGTTATTTCCGATGGGATAAACGTCGTCGCATGATGATGATATGTCTTTCTCTCCTAACGGCCAAATTTTCATCTCTAACCTCACTGTCTGCAATGGAAGCAGCGAGATTCATCAACCAAATTCAAATCCCGAAAAACCCTAATCGCAGATCCTCCTCTCGTCCCGCGCGCTTTATCAGAGCTTCGTCTTCACAGGTTCTCCTTCTTCCTTTTGCTGTCtcactctttctctctccctcttATCTTCTGGTTTTGGGGGTCAGCAGGAGCCGAAAAGCTACAGAGGTCCGAAACCGAGCAAGAACTTGGTGGCTGATTTCGTTTCCAGGAACGACGACTCGGTCCGGAGCTTGCCCATCTACGTCGGAGGCGCTTCCCTCTTGGCCGTTCTCTTCAATCGCGCTGTTTCCGGTATCGCTCCTGTTGCCGATGCTAGCaggtaaataataataatctcttacctccggttcggttcggttcggttaagACACTGGTTTGCTCATTTGGTGGGATTTTGTAATTCGTAGCTCACAGTCAAGAGCGGATCTACTGGCGCTTGGTTTGGCTGTAACTAACTTATTGACCGGTTTAGTCTGGTTATCGATCCGACCGAAGACCATAACACCAGTGGAACCTCAAGGTGTGGACTGCAAAGTTTTGGAACCCAATCTTCCTCCATCAATACTCTCCGAGTTGTTatggtactctctctctctctcctttgtgTAAAGATGAATGCACAGCACACACACTAAGGGAAATATAAATCTGACTCATTTGATCTCTGTGTTTCAGGGCTTGGGAGTCTCTTAAGGTGGCAACATGTTGTAAGTC comes from the Brassica rapa cultivar Chiifu-401-42 chromosome A01, CAAS_Brap_v3.01, whole genome shotgun sequence genome and includes:
- the LOC103829302 gene encoding protein COFACTOR ASSEMBLY OF COMPLEX C SUBUNIT B CCB4, chloroplastic — encoded protein: MMMICLSLLTAKFSSLTSLSAMEAARFINQIQIPKNPNRRSSSRPARFIRASSSQEPKSYRGPKPSKNLVADFVSRNDDSVRSLPIYVGGASLLAVLFNRAVSGIAPVADASSSQSRADLLALGLAVTNLLTGLVWLSIRPKTITPVEPQGVDCKVLEPNLPPSILSELLWAWESLKVATCCKSLVIVYNGICLLQIGMAAKSPDVNQAVLVNTAKLMTGSVYRGVFKSKAQSYLANLSLYPGRSELPFLPPNTQAVILQPLGDKGIAVIGGNTIRGFTSSDQAWISSIGEKLDATLGRRFLDSDEISQETDQ